One region of Pseudomonas alvandae genomic DNA includes:
- the dinB gene encoding DNA polymerase IV has translation MTQRKIIHVDCDCFYAAIEMRDDPRLAGKPLAVGGSADRRGVIATCNYEARAYGVRSAMSSGHALKLCPDLTIVKPRMEAYREASKEIHTIFSDYTDLIEPLSLDEAYLDVSASAHFGGSATRIAQDIRRRVSNQLHITVSAGVAPNKFLAKIASDWKKPNGLFVITPDQVDDFVSALPVSKLHGVGKVTADKLNRLGIVDCLHLRQWDKLALVREFGSFGERLWSLARGVDERLVQNDSRRQSISVENTYDVDLPDLKSCLDKLPELMQTLSGRMARIDSSYRPGKPFVKVKFHDFTQTTLEQAGAGRDLGSYQLLLTQAFNRGGKPVRLLGIGVRLEDLRGGFEQLELFER, from the coding sequence ATGACGCAACGCAAAATCATCCACGTCGACTGCGACTGTTTCTATGCCGCTATCGAAATGCGCGATGATCCACGGCTGGCCGGCAAGCCCCTGGCAGTTGGCGGTTCGGCGGACCGGCGAGGCGTGATCGCTACTTGCAACTACGAAGCGCGGGCCTACGGCGTGCGTTCGGCCATGTCTTCCGGCCATGCCCTGAAACTCTGCCCTGACCTGACCATCGTCAAGCCGAGGATGGAGGCCTATCGGGAGGCGTCGAAGGAAATCCACACAATCTTCAGCGATTACACTGACCTGATCGAGCCGCTGTCCCTGGACGAGGCGTACCTGGACGTCTCCGCCAGCGCGCATTTTGGCGGCAGCGCCACGCGTATCGCCCAGGACATTCGTCGGCGTGTGTCCAATCAACTGCACATCACCGTCTCCGCAGGCGTCGCGCCGAACAAGTTTCTCGCCAAGATCGCCAGCGACTGGAAGAAACCCAACGGCTTGTTCGTCATAACCCCCGATCAGGTGGACGATTTCGTCTCGGCGCTACCAGTGAGCAAGCTCCACGGGGTCGGCAAGGTCACCGCCGATAAACTGAACAGGCTGGGTATCGTTGATTGCCTGCACTTGCGCCAATGGGACAAGCTCGCGCTGGTGCGCGAATTCGGCAGTTTCGGTGAGAGGCTCTGGAGTCTTGCCCGTGGGGTCGACGAGCGCCTGGTGCAGAACGACAGCCGGCGACAGTCCATCAGTGTGGAAAACACTTACGACGTCGATTTGCCCGACTTGAAAAGCTGTCTCGACAAGCTGCCGGAGCTGATGCAGACCCTCAGTGGGCGGATGGCGCGGATCGACAGCAGTTACCGGCCGGGCAAGCCGTTCGTTAAAGTGAAATTCCATGACTTTACCCAGACCACCCTGGAGCAAGCAGGAGCAGGACGGGACTTGGGCAGTTACCAGTTGCTGTTGACCCAGGCATTCAACCGGGGCGGCAAGCCGGTGAGATTATTGGGGATAGGGGTACGGTTGGAGGATTTGCGGGGCGGGTTTGAGCAGTTGGAGTTGTTCGAGCGTTGA
- the mprF gene encoding bifunctional lysylphosphatidylglycerol flippase/synthetase MprF, with protein MRAHSSDPQDPVTATQPIKAERLRWLDRISQYRQPIGLAVTLLLFAIALIACRHLLSELDLYALHDSILDVPRPALLGAIVATVAGFVILLGYEWSATRYAGVTLPPQTMVLGGFTAFAIGNAIGLSLLSGGSVRYRLYARHGLGAADVAHMTLFASLSLGCALPPLAALATLSNLPAASAALHLPAVLLGSIAVAVLLLTSVLAVGIYRRRLPEQPYRDSLLVKAGRRTLRLPGRRLTFLQLVITALDVAAAATVLYLLLPEAPPFGPFLLVYLLALAAGVLSHVPGGVGVFEAILLAAFADKLGAAPLAAALLLYRLIYVLLPMLVACVLLLINEAQRLFQTRQTLRAASGFAAPILAVLVFLSGVVLLFSGVTPEIDTRLEHIGFLIPHRLVDASHFGASLVGVLCLLLAQGLRRRLSAAWMLTTVLLLVGALLSLLKGFDWEEATLLTLTAALLAVFRRSFYRPSRLTELPFSPLFLIASLCVLGASIWLLLFAYQDVPYSHQLWWQFTLDADAPRGLRSLLGAAVLLVVVSLTWLLRTARPVIHQPTAEELERAKTILMASSQPDGGLALTGDKALLFHPNDEAFLMYARRGRSLVALYDPIGPTQQRAEMIWQFRDLCDIHHARPVFYQVRAENLPYYMDIGLTAIKLGEEARVNLKRFDLEAKGKEMKDLRYTWNRGTRDGLSLEIHEPGQAPMDELKVISDAWLTGKNVREKGFSLGRFSDDYLKHFRIAVIRFEGKPVAFANLLETHSHELASLDLMRAHPDAPKLTMEFMMVGLIQYYKNHDYARFSLGMVPLSGLQPRRGAPLTQRLGSMVFRRGEQLYNFQGLRRFKDKFQPDWEPRYMAVPAGLDPLVALADTAALIAGGLTGLVKR; from the coding sequence ATGCGCGCCCACTCGTCTGACCCGCAAGACCCCGTTACTGCGACACAACCGATCAAGGCCGAGCGACTGCGTTGGCTGGACCGGATCAGCCAGTACCGCCAACCTATCGGTCTCGCCGTCACGCTGCTGCTTTTTGCGATCGCGTTGATCGCCTGTCGCCACCTCCTGAGCGAGCTCGATCTTTACGCCTTGCATGACTCGATCCTCGACGTGCCGAGGCCGGCGCTGCTCGGCGCAATTGTCGCCACCGTCGCCGGCTTCGTGATTCTGCTGGGTTATGAATGGTCCGCCACCCGCTACGCGGGCGTAACGCTGCCGCCTCAAACCATGGTCCTCGGCGGTTTCACTGCGTTTGCCATTGGCAATGCCATCGGCCTCTCATTGCTGTCGGGCGGCTCGGTTCGTTATCGCTTGTATGCGCGGCATGGCCTGGGAGCAGCCGACGTCGCCCATATGACCTTGTTCGCCAGCCTGTCCCTGGGCTGCGCGCTGCCCCCCTTGGCCGCGCTGGCAACCCTGAGCAACCTGCCCGCCGCGTCTGCCGCCTTGCACCTTCCCGCCGTCTTGCTGGGTTCGATCGCCGTGGCGGTCCTGTTGCTCACCAGCGTGCTGGCCGTTGGCATCTATCGTCGTCGGTTGCCTGAGCAACCCTACCGGGACAGCCTGCTGGTCAAGGCCGGTCGCCGCACGCTGCGCCTGCCGGGACGGCGCCTGACATTCCTGCAATTGGTCATCACGGCGCTGGATGTCGCAGCGGCCGCCACTGTGCTTTATCTGTTGTTGCCGGAAGCGCCACCGTTCGGCCCATTCCTGCTGGTGTATCTGCTCGCGCTGGCCGCCGGCGTGCTCAGCCATGTGCCGGGTGGCGTCGGGGTGTTCGAAGCGATCCTGCTGGCCGCGTTTGCCGATAAACTGGGCGCCGCACCGCTTGCCGCCGCCCTGTTGCTGTATCGCTTGATCTACGTGCTGCTGCCGATGCTGGTGGCCTGCGTGCTGCTGCTGATCAACGAGGCGCAACGGCTGTTCCAGACGCGCCAGACCCTGCGTGCGGCGTCAGGTTTTGCCGCGCCGATCCTGGCCGTACTGGTATTCCTGTCTGGCGTGGTGCTGCTGTTTTCCGGTGTCACCCCCGAGATCGACACACGCCTGGAGCACATCGGCTTCCTGATTCCCCATCGACTGGTAGACGCCTCGCACTTCGGCGCGAGCCTGGTGGGCGTGCTCTGCCTGTTGCTGGCCCAAGGCCTGCGCCGGCGCCTGTCTGCCGCCTGGATGCTGACCACCGTTTTGTTGCTGGTGGGCGCCCTGCTCTCGCTGCTCAAGGGCTTTGACTGGGAAGAAGCCACGCTGCTGACTCTGACCGCTGCCCTGCTGGCAGTGTTCCGACGCTCTTTCTACCGTCCGAGTCGCCTGACCGAACTGCCGTTCTCGCCTTTGTTCCTTATCGCCAGCCTCTGCGTGCTGGGCGCATCGATCTGGCTGTTGCTGTTTGCCTATCAGGACGTGCCCTACAGTCACCAATTGTGGTGGCAGTTCACCCTGGATGCCGATGCCCCCCGAGGCCTGCGCTCGTTGTTGGGCGCCGCCGTCCTGCTGGTGGTGGTTTCCCTGACCTGGCTGCTGCGCACGGCGCGTCCCGTGATCCATCAGCCCACGGCGGAAGAGCTGGAGCGTGCCAAGACCATTCTCATGGCGTCCTCGCAACCGGACGGTGGCTTGGCCCTGACCGGTGACAAGGCGCTGCTGTTTCACCCTAACGACGAAGCGTTCCTGATGTACGCGCGTCGCGGCCGCAGCCTGGTGGCACTGTATGATCCGATCGGACCGACCCAGCAACGGGCGGAAATGATCTGGCAGTTCCGCGACCTTTGCGACATTCATCATGCTCGCCCGGTGTTTTATCAGGTACGTGCCGAAAACCTGCCGTACTACATGGACATCGGCCTGACCGCGATCAAGCTGGGCGAAGAAGCGCGGGTCAACCTCAAGCGTTTCGACCTCGAGGCCAAGGGCAAGGAGATGAAGGACCTGCGTTACACCTGGAACCGCGGCACCCGGGATGGCCTGTCGCTGGAGATCCACGAGCCGGGGCAGGCGCCGATGGATGAGCTCAAGGTCATTTCCGATGCCTGGCTGACCGGCAAGAACGTACGGGAAAAAGGGTTTTCCCTGGGCCGCTTCAGCGACGACTACCTCAAGCATTTCCGCATCGCGGTGATTCGTTTCGAGGGCAAGCCGGTGGCGTTCGCCAACCTGTTGGAAACCCACAGCCATGAACTGGCCAGCCTCGACCTGATGCGCGCCCACCCCGACGCCCCGAAACTGACCATGGAGTTCATGATGGTCGGCCTGATCCAATATTATAAAAACCATGACTACGCACGCTTCAGCCTCGGCATGGTCCCACTCTCGGGCCTGCAACCGCGTCGTGGCGCACCGCTGACCCAACGCCTGGGTTCGATGGTGT